A stretch of DNA from Serinibacter arcticus:
ACGACCGGGCCGACCTGCTGCTGAGCATCCACGCCGACGGCGCGCCCGCCCAGGCGCACGGCTTCCACGTGCTGCTGCCGGAGGAGGGGTCGGACCACTACGACGAGTCGTTGCGGCTGGGGCAGGGCGTGCTCGCCGCGCTCGACGGTGCGGGGATCGACCGGGCGACCTACGTGGCCGGGGCGATGCGGGCGAGCGACGACTACGCGACGCTCAACCACTCGGCGAAGCCGGCGGTGATCGTCGAGCTCGGGAACATGCGGCACGACGGCGATGCCGAGCTCCTGACCGGGCCCGACGGCCAGGTCGCGTACGCGGAGGCGCTCGCGGTCGCCGTCGAGACGTTCGTCGCCGGCGCGACGGGCTAGGCACGATCGACCCTCGGCGCTATCATCGCCGTATGACGATGACTCGTGACGGTGCCGACGGCGCGTGCGCCCCCGCCCACGACCGGCACGACCACGCCGCCGTCGCGGCCGTGTTCCGGGCCCTGGCCGACCCCGCCCGCCTGACGATCGTGCACGCGCTGGAGGACGGCGAGCTGCGGGTGACCGACCTCGTGACCCGCGTCGGGCTCGCGCAGTCGACGACGTCGGCCCACCTCGGCGTGCTCCGCGAGGCCGGGCTGGTGGCCCCGCGGGCCGAGGGCCGCGCGACGTACTACCGCCTGACGACGACGGCGCTGCTCGCCCTCGTCCAGCGGGCGGAGGAGCTGCTCGACGACGGGCTGCACGCCGTCGTGCACGCGCACGGGGAGGCGTGAGGATGGGCCACCAGCACGGGCACGTCACCGCCGGGCAGCGGCACCGCGGGCGCCTCGTCGCGGCGCTCGCGATCACGGTCACCGTGCTCGTCGTGGAGGCCGTCGCCGCGGTCCTCACCGGATCGCTCGCGCTGCTCGCGGACGCCGGTCACATGCTGTCGGACGCCGCCGGGCTCTCGATCGCGCTCGTCGCGACCTGGCTGGCGGCGCGACCCGCGACCGACCGCTGGACCTTCGGCTGGCAGCGGGCCGAGGTCCTCGCGGCGCTGGTCAACGGCGTGGTGCTCTCCGTCGTCGGCACGCTGGTGATCGTCGAGGGTGTGCGACGGCTGGGGGAGTCCGCCGAGGTGGAGGCCCCGCTGATGCTCGTGGTCGGCGTCGTCGGGCTGCTGGCCAACCTCGTCGCGCTGCGGCTGCTGTCCGGCGGCAAGGACGAGAGCCTCAACATCCGTGGCGCCTACCTCGAGGTGCTGGGCGACCTGCTCGGGTCGGCCGCGGTCATCGTGGCGGCGCTGGTGATCGCGCTGACCGGCTGGCAGCGGGCGGACGCGGTCGCGTCGCTGGCGATCGGGGTGCTGATCCTGCCGCGGGCGTTCTCGCTGCTGCGCGACGTCGGCCGGGTGCTGCTCGAGGGCGCACCGCCCGAGGTGTCCGTGGAGCAGGTGCGCGCGCACCTCGCGGAGGTGCCCGGCGTCGTCGCCGTCCACGACCTTCACGCCTGGACGATCACGTCCGGGGTGCCGGTGCTGACGGCGCACGTGGTGGTGGCCGACGACGTCGCGACCTCGCAGGGTTACTGCGCCGTGCTCGATCGCGTGCAGGAGTGCCTGCACGGGCACTTCGACGTCGAGCACTCCACGCTGCAGATCGAACCGGTCTCGCACAGCCGGGAGCACCCGGAGCCGGCGGCGCACGCCTAGGGGCGGCAACCACCCCCTGGTGCGACGACAACCATCCCCTGGAACGGCAGCAACCACCCCCTGGTGCGACGAGAAGGACCCCCTGGAGGTCGTGACAACCTCCAGGGGGTCCTTGCTGCCCCTCGCGGGGGTGGTTCCTGTCGCGTCAGGCCTGCGGGCGGGCCTCCCAGGCCGACGTCACCATCTCCTGCACGCTGTGGCGCATCGCCCACGAGATGTCGCGGGCCGCGAGCGTCCCGTCGGCGACGATGCGGTCGGGGTCGCCCGCGCGACGCGGCCCGATCTCGGGGGTGAAGTCGCGGCCCGTGGCGACGGCGAACGCGTCCATGATCTGGCGGACCGACAGCCCGTCACCGCTGCCGAGGTTGTAGACGCGCTCGAGCGAGGTGCCGGCCTCGAGGGCCTGCGCGGCCGCGACGTGCGAGGTGGCGAGGTCGACGACGTGCACGTAGTCGCGCACGTTCGTGCCGTCCGGAGTGTTGTAGTCGTCCCCGTTGATGCGCGGGGTCCGGCCCTCGGTCAGTGCCTGCACGACCAGCGGGAAGAGGTTGTGCGGGGAGGTGTCCGCCAGCTGCGTCGTGCCCGAGCCCACCACGTTGAAGTAGCGCAGCGAGGTGTGACGGAGGTCGTGCGCGCGACCGGCGTCGGCGATCAACCACTCGCCGATGAGCTTCGACTCGCCGTACGGCGACTCGGGGGCGGTCGGCGTCGACTCGGTCACGAGGTCGACGCGCGGGGTGCCGTAGGTGGCGGCCGAGGAGGAGAAGACCAGGTTGCGCACGCCGACCTCGACCATCGCCTCGAGGAGGTCCACGGTCGCGGTGACGTTCTGCGTGTAGGTGTGCAGCGGCCGCTTCACCGAGACGCCCGCGTACTTGAAGCCGGCCAGGTGCACGACGCCGGTCACCTCGTGCTCGCGGAGCGCGGCCACGACGGCGGCGCGGTCCAGCAGCGTCGCCTCGACGAACGGCACGTCGTCGGGCACGTACTCGCGGTGTCCGCTCGAGAGGTCGTCGAGCACGACGGCGAAGATGCCCGCCTCCCCGAACGCCCGCACCACGTGGGATCCGATGTATCCCGCACCGCCGGTGACCAACCACGTCATTGCTTCGACTCCTTGGTGCCCGTCAGGGCGTGAGGTTGCTGATTCGATTCGACCATAATCTACCATATTCGAACACCAGCGCGCTGGTGGGTCAGGTGGTGTCGCCCGGGACGAGGCGCGCGAGAGGGCCGCTCGGGGCGGGAGCGGCGTCGTCGCCGACGAGTGTCCGGACCGAGAGCGTCATCAGTGCGCGGATGTCGTAGACCACGCTCGTCAGCCGCGGCGACCACAGACGTCCGAGCGGTGAGGCGTCGAGGCCGACCACGGCGACCTGCTCGGGCACGGCGAGGTCCAGCTCCCGCGCCGCCGCCAGCACGGCGAGGGCGACGTCGTCGTTGTAGCAGGCCAGGCCGACGGGCCCCTCGCCGACGACGGACGCGAGGGCGCGCACCGCGCCGTCGAGCTCGAGCGGGACGGCGATCGATCGCGGGGTCGTCAGGTCGAGCCGGCGGCAGGCGGCGTGGACGTCGTCGTACCGGCGGGGTCCCCACGGGTCCGCGCGGCTGTCGGACAGCGCCGCGTAGGCGATGCGTCGGGGGCCGCGGGCGGTGAGGGCGGCGACCTGGAGATCGGCGATGCCGTCGCGTCCGATGCGCTCCGCCGTCGCCGTCGCGATCTGCGCCGCCGGGGGGACGACGGTGACGCCGCCCGCCTCGAGGCGGGCGGCGTCCGTGGGGGTGAGGTAGCCGAGGTTGACCACGGCCCACGGGCGCATCGTGAGGATGGCCGCGGCCGTGTCCTCGTGCGTGCGTCCGGCGAACCGCACCACGACGTTGGCGCCGTGCTCCTCCATCTCGACGGCGACCTGGTCGACGGCGTCCTGGAGGTTCGGGCCGAACGTCGTGGCCGGCGCCAGGACGACGATCGTGTCGTCCCGGCCGCGCACCAGCGTCCGTCCGGCGCGGGAGGGGCGGTAGGCCAGGGCCTCGGCCGCCTCGCGCACGCGTTCCCGCGTCTCGGGCAGGAAGCGGTCGCCCCGACCGTTGAGGATCTGGCTCACCGTGGCCCGCGAGAGGCC
This window harbors:
- a CDS encoding LacI family DNA-binding transcriptional regulator, with the protein product MPPAPRVRPPTSADVAEHVGLSRATVSQILNGRGDRFLPETRERVREAAEALAYRPSRAGRTLVRGRDDTIVVLAPATTFGPNLQDAVDQVAVEMEEHGANVVVRFAGRTHEDTAAAILTMRPWAVVNLGYLTPTDAARLEAGGVTVVPPAAQIATATAERIGRDGIADLQVAALTARGPRRIAYAALSDSRADPWGPRRYDDVHAACRRLDLTTPRSIAVPLELDGAVRALASVVGEGPVGLACYNDDVALAVLAAARELDLAVPEQVAVVGLDASPLGRLWSPRLTSVVYDIRALMTLSVRTLVGDDAAPAPSGPLARLVPGDTT
- a CDS encoding ArsR/SmtB family transcription factor, with the protein product MTMTRDGADGACAPAHDRHDHAAVAAVFRALADPARLTIVHALEDGELRVTDLVTRVGLAQSTTSAHLGVLREAGLVAPRAEGRATYYRLTTTALLALVQRAEELLDDGLHAVVHAHGEA
- the galE gene encoding UDP-glucose 4-epimerase GalE encodes the protein MTWLVTGGAGYIGSHVVRAFGEAGIFAVVLDDLSSGHREYVPDDVPFVEATLLDRAAVVAALREHEVTGVVHLAGFKYAGVSVKRPLHTYTQNVTATVDLLEAMVEVGVRNLVFSSSAATYGTPRVDLVTESTPTAPESPYGESKLIGEWLIADAGRAHDLRHTSLRYFNVVGSGTTQLADTSPHNLFPLVVQALTEGRTPRINGDDYNTPDGTNVRDYVHVVDLATSHVAAAQALEAGTSLERVYNLGSGDGLSVRQIMDAFAVATGRDFTPEIGPRRAGDPDRIVADGTLAARDISWAMRHSVQEMVTSAWEARPQA
- a CDS encoding cation diffusion facilitator family transporter, with the protein product MGHQHGHVTAGQRHRGRLVAALAITVTVLVVEAVAAVLTGSLALLADAGHMLSDAAGLSIALVATWLAARPATDRWTFGWQRAEVLAALVNGVVLSVVGTLVIVEGVRRLGESAEVEAPLMLVVGVVGLLANLVALRLLSGGKDESLNIRGAYLEVLGDLLGSAAVIVAALVIALTGWQRADAVASLAIGVLILPRAFSLLRDVGRVLLEGAPPEVSVEQVRAHLAEVPGVVAVHDLHAWTITSGVPVLTAHVVVADDVATSQGYCAVLDRVQECLHGHFDVEHSTLQIEPVSHSREHPEPAAHA